In Lepidochelys kempii isolate rLepKem1 chromosome 8, rLepKem1.hap2, whole genome shotgun sequence, a single genomic region encodes these proteins:
- the EIF4EBP3 gene encoding eukaryotic translation initiation factor 4E-binding protein 3, with translation MAAASTTSSCPIPGGRDQGSPDGYSCTPGGTLYSTTPGGTRIIYDRKFLLECKNSPVARTPPCYLPHIPGITSPPHAAHSKLEDLKEQNETEEEVPDDDQFAMDI, from the exons ATGGCCGCTGCGAGCACCACGAGCTCCTGCCCCATTCCGGGCGGCCGAGACCAGGGCTCCCCAGACGGCTACAGCTGCACCCCCGGCGGGACCCTCTACTCCACCACCCCTGGGG GTACCAGGATAATCTATGACCGTAAATTCCTGCTGGAGTGTAAGAACTCGCCCGTTGCCAGGACGCCCCCCTGCTACCTCCCTCACATCCCCGGCATCACCTCTCCCCCCCACGCGGCGCACTCCAAGCTGGAGGATCTTAAGGAACAAAATGAGACCGAGGAAGAGGTCCCAG ATGACGATCAGTTTGCCATGGATATCTGA